In Tachysurus vachellii isolate PV-2020 chromosome 1, HZAU_Pvac_v1, whole genome shotgun sequence, a genomic segment contains:
- the LOC132853805 gene encoding uncharacterized protein LOC132853805, translating into MEAVNAEEAVEDTVVRIVEQISEMSLPAVEISNPPAQQFRSSSRERSLTEKGLEMREQEAKKQEKAFYKAYNFWKETAKETRSRLKMFCSRENLERILQDIQSRQNSVYQHYEPILRNNATSPDIVNRMDACAALTAEISDLVSKRLDTIDEDYNEVLVKERVRQLLNKDEYGSVFGFTVTNTVTSESSHGSCNQSKTSSTISSKRADAEAELAAKREQAKAMQEIHDQQLKLDKMESDWKLCETKMLAEIKQREIEMQLKLEEERKQLHQLQVDKDIKVAAARVKVYNDLEGIIQGNNEELDTSTHIGCHRTEPTFRLNPEAELFLPQQAVCEEHKAQTSRDNVALAQAIADSLSTHRLPVPEPTIFAGDPLKFIDWKMSFMALIDRKPLPPGEKMFYLKNYLVGEARKAVEGYFYRNSEDAYQGAWKVLQDRYGNPFILQRAFRDKLMRWPKIGGNDPLALRDFTDFLQGCVEAIPHVKGLAILNDCEENHKLLKKLPEWIIRKWNRIVVEKLDASCDYPSFKHFTEFMQKETRIACNPITSPVFMNLRNLDERFPKRAKALSTKADVKDFSSKRLETSSFKPKVTCFICKDEKHNIAQCPTFAERTIEDKKTFVQVNHLCFGCLRKGHIVKDCKKRHKCGTCGRNHPTCLHEERDKVPLKASRKTSTEVQASQEVHKVMAHVLTQSSCATSSIVPVLISTVEEPQREVLTYALLDTQSDSSFILEELLDDLNAITQPVQLRLSTMTAVDTITASKRVRGLQIRGLQATNSIQLHQAYTRDFIPVDKSYIPTKNTALQWPHLRHLANQLPPLQNCEVGLLIGYDCSSALAPLEVIIGGENEPFAQRTELGWSIIGFSNPHLDRQGNQRFVHRVAVKEIPVPLPNDVLKILESDFNEKGYEDKTVSQEDVRFIQHLSANIKQKDNRHYELPLPFKCNGQPSLPNNKRLAEARLQHLKRRLKSNKQYSDHYKAFMEEIINKGDAELAPEIPEGETVWYIPHHGVYHPQKPDKLRVVFDCSAKFRGISLNDTLLTGPDLINSLVGVLCRFRKELVAVTCDIERMFHQFLVPPDERNFLRFLWWEGGDLEKEPQDYRMAVHLFGATSSPGCANFGLKYLAQQHKAKHPSASVFVEKNFYVDDGLTSVRSVNEAKELIVDAQILCKRGGLRLHKFNSNEEDVLCCIDPSERDITSKPLDLNLEATPTGRVLGIQWSTKDDTFRFNINFKDQPSTRRGILSVIASLYDPLGFVSPFILRGKCILQELCRRGIGWDDQLPDELCSRWEDWKNGLQRLKEVAIPRCYHPTAFNKIIRSELHHFSDASNAGYGVCSYLRFKNDKNEVHCSLVMAKSRVAPTKITSIPRLELAAAVVSARMSVMLKTELDMKIDQEFFWTDSQVVLAYINNEARRFHVFVANRVQLIRDITDLSYWHYVNTTENPADHASRGLHASDISSSNWLSGPKFLWEQEVSPIPYTSANLLVGDPEVKSVQTFVTTISNSTDILSRFSRFSSWSMLLKVVARIKRLGSKQKFPSDHVTVEERQKAAEAVIKLVQQEAFSKETRMIEKGNFLPSSSALYHLDPIFDKGLLRVGGRLRRSSLSPELKHPVVLPKDSYITNLILSHYHTKVCHQGRNQTQMELRMNGFWIIGGSKSVAKLIHKCVQCRKLRRPTEEQRMAELPKERVEVSAPFTFCGMDCFGPFVIKRTRKEYKRYGLIFTFLEEQYANFSVTMVPTLWEPEMSSKNQ; encoded by the exons ATGGAAGCTGTGAATGCAGAGGAGGCCGTGGAAGATACTGTTGTACGAATTGTCGAACAAATAAGTGAGATGTCACTCCCAGCAGTAGAAATAAGCAACCCACCTGCGCAGCAGTTCAGATCAAGTTCACGTGAAAGAAGCTTGACAGAGAAAGGTCTAGAGATGCGTGAACAGGAAGCCAAGAAGCAAGAGAAAGCTTTCTATAAGGCTTATAACTTTTGGAAGGAGACTGCAAAAGAGACTAGATCTAGACTGAAAATGTTCTGTTCACGTGAGAATCTTGAAAGAATACTGCAAGACATTCAAAGCAGGCAAAACTCAGTCTATCAGCACTATGAACCAATACTGCGTAACAATGCTACATCTCCAGACATTGTCAATCGTATGGATGCTTGTGCTGCACTGACCGCTGAGATCAGTGATCTTGTGAGTAAACGGCTAGATACAATAGATGAAGATTATAACGAAGTGCTTGTGAAGGAAAGAGTGAGACAATTGCTAAATAAAGATGAGTATGGATCTGTCTTTGGATTTACAGTAACAAACACAGTCACTTCAGAGTCATCACATGGATCCTGTAATCAATCAAAGACTTCTTCCACGATCTCAAGTAAACGAGCTGACGCAGAGGCAGAACTTGCAGCAAAACGAGAACAAGCTAAAGCTATGCAAGAAATCCATGATCAACAATTGAAGCTTGATAAGATGGAGAGTGATTGGAAGCTTTGTGAAACAAAaatgcttgcagaaataaaacaaagggaGATCGAAATGCAGCTAAAGctagaagaggaaagaaaacagtTACATCAGTTGCAAGTAGACAAAGACATAAAGGTAGCAGCAGCTCGTGTCAAGGTGTATAACGATCTCGAAGGAATCATTCAAGGCAATAATGAAGAACTAGACACTAGCACTCACATTGGCTGTCACAGGACAGAACCCACATTTCGACTAAACCCGGAAGCTGAATTGTTCTTACCCCAGCAAGCAGTCTGTGAAGAGCATAAAGCCCAGACATCCCGAGATAATGTTGCTCTTGCTCAAGCGATAGCAGATTCACTAAGCACACATCGACTGCCTGTTCCTGAACCCACCATCTTTGCTGGTGACCCCTTGAAATTCATAGATTGGAAAATGTCCTTCATGGCCCTTATTGATCGAAAGCCCCTCCCACCTGGTGAAAAGATGTTCTATCTTAAGAACTACCTTGTTGGAGAAGCTCGCAAAGCGGTGGAGGGATATTTTTACAGAAATTCTGAGGACGCATACCAAGGTGCCTGGAAGGTCTTGCAAGATAGATATGGGAATCCATTCATACTGCAAAGGGCTTTTCGAGACAAGTTGATGAGATGGCCCAAAATTGGGGGAAATGACCCTCTCGCTCTACGAGACTTCACAGACTTCCTTCAAGGATGTGTTGAGGCAATTCCTCACGTTAAAGGACTAGCCATTCTAAATGACTGTGAAGAAAACCACAAGCTGCTAAAGAAACTTCCCGAATGGATTATACGCAAGTGGAATCGAATTGTGGTGGAAAAGCTTGATGCGTCATGCGACTATCCAAGTTTCAAACACTTTACAGAGTTCATGCAAAAGGAAACCAGAATAGCATGCAACCCCATTACTTCCCCAGTCTTCATGAATCTGAGAAATTTAGATGAAAGGTTTCCCAAGCGAGCTAAGGCTCTCAGTACAAAGGCTGATGTGAAAGACTTCAGCTCTAAAAGGCTTGAAACATCCAGCTTTAAGCCAAAGGTGACTTGCTTCATCTGTAaagatgaaaaacacaacattgcTCAATGTCCTACATTTGCAGAAAGAACCATTGAAGACAAGAAAACTTTCGTTCAAGTAAATCACCTCTGCTTCGGGTGTCTCAGGAAAGGGCATATTGTTAAAGATTGCAAAAAACGACATAAATGTGGAACATGTGGCCGAAACCACCCTACCTGCTTGCAtgaagaaagagacaaagtgcCTTTGAAAGCATCAAGGAAAACTTCCACAGAAGTTCAAGCAAGTCAGGAAGTTCACAAAGTCATGGCCCATGTACTCACACAAAGTTCTTGTGCTACTTCCAGTATCGTGCCAGTCCTCATTTCTACAGTGGAAGAACCACAAAGAGAAGTCCTTACTTATGCTCTACTGGACACGCAGAGTgattcatcattcattttgGAAGAACTTCTTGATGACTTAAATGCAATCACTCAACCAGTGCAACTTAGACTCAGCACTATGACAGCTGTTGACACCATCACTGCAAGTAAAAGGGTTCGTGGGCTGCAAATTCGAGGGCTTCAAGCAACAAACTCCATTCAACTACACCAAGCATATACTAGAGACTTCATTCCTGTTGACAAGTCTTATATCCCAACCAAAAACACAGCACTGCAATGGCCTCACCTCAGACATCTGGCAAATCAATTACCACCTCTTCAGAACTGTGAAGTTGGACTTTTAATTGGATATGACTGCTCATCAGCTCTAGCCCCCCTCGAAGTCATAATAGGTGGTGAAAATGAACCATTTGCACAAAGAACTGAACTTGGCTGGAGTATCATAGGCTTTTCTAATCCACACCTAGACAGACAGGGAAATCAGAGATTTGTTCATAGAGTTGCGGTGAAAGAAATACCAGTCCCATTACCCAACGATGTTTTGAAGATCCTAGAGTCTGATTTCAACGAGAAAGGTTATGAGGATAAAACTGTGTCCCAAGAGGATGTTCGTTTCATACAGCATCTTAGTGCCAATATCAAACAGAAGGATAATAGACATTATGAACTTCCTCTCCCTTTCAAGTGTAATGGCCAACCCTCACTGCCAAATAACAAGCGGCTAGCAGAGGCCCGTTTGCAGCATTTGAAGAGAAGGCTCAAGTCTAACAAGCAATACTCTGATCATTACAAGGCCTTTATGGAAGAGATCATTAACAAAGGTGATGCTGAACTAGCCCCAGAGATACCTGAAGGAGAGACTGTATGGTACATTCCACACCATGGGGTGTACCACCCTCAGAAACCAGATAAGCTGAGGGTTGTGTTTGATTGTTCAGCTAAGTTTCGTGGTATATCTCTAAATGACACTCTTCTGACTGGACCTGACCTAATTAACTCTTTAGTGGGAGTACTATGTCGCTTCAGAAAGGAACTAGTGGCAGTCACTTGTGACATAGAAAGGATGTTTCATCAGTTTCTTGTCCCTCCAGACGAACGCAATTTTCTAAGGTTTCTATGGTGGGAGGGAGGAGACTTAGAGAAAGAGCCTCAAGACTATCGTATGGCAGTCCATCTCTTCGGCGCTACATCATCTCCTGGGTGCGCAAATTTCGGTTTAAAGTACCTGGCACAGCAGCACAAAGCCAAACACCCATCAGCCTCAGTGTTTGTTGAAAAGAACTTCTATGTGGACGATGGTTTGACCAGTGTTCGTTCTGTCAATGAAGCCAAAGAACTGATCGTTGATGCTCAAATATTGTGTAAACGTGGAGGCTTACGGCTTCATAAATTCAACTCAAATGAGGAAGATGTTCTCTGCTGCATAGACCCATCAGAAAGGGATATCACATCTAAGCCCCTTGACTTAAACCTTGAAGCGACACCAACAGGACGTGTACTTGGAATTCAGTGGTCAACAAAGGATGACACTTTCAGATTCAACATCAACTTTAAAGATCAGCCGTCAACTCGCCGTGGTATCTTATCTGTCATTGCTTCCCTGTACGATCCACTAGGGTTTGTTTCACCATTTATTCTGCGGGGAAAGTGTATCCTGCAAGAATTGTGTAGAAGAGGCATAGGATGGGATGATCAGCTTCCAGATGAATTATGTTCACGGTGGGAGGATTGGAAAAATGGTCTTCAAAGGCTTAAGGAAGTTGCCATACCAAGATGTTATCACCCAACTGCTTTCAATAAAATCATCAGATCGGAACTGCACCATTTCTCCGATGCAAGTAATGCCGGATATGGAGTTTGCTCTTATCTCCGTTTCAAAAATGACAAGAATGAAGTGCATTGCAGTTTGGTGATGGCAAAGTCCAGAGTTGCACCTACAAAAATCACAAGTATACCGAGATTGGAACTTGCAGCAGCTGTCGTGTCTGCAAGAATGAGTGTCATGCTGAAAACAGAGCTTGACATGAAGATTGACCAAGAGTTCTTCTGGACAGATTCACAGGTTGTTCTGGCATACATTAATAATGAAGCACGAAGGTTTCATGTATTTGTTGCTAACCGTGTGCAGCTCATAAGAGACATTACGGATCTGAGTTACTGGCATTATGTTAATACAACAGAAAACCCAGCTGATCACGCCTCTAGAGGGCTCCACGCCTCTGACATCTCTTCATCGAATTGGTTATCAGGACCCAAATTTCTGTGGGAACAAGAAGTAAGTCCAATACCATACACATCTGCCAACCTGCTTGTTGGTGACCCTGAAGTTAAATCAGTCCAAACATTTGTGACCACAATCAGCAACAGTACGGACATTCTTAGTCGTTTCAGCCGATTTTCTTCTTGGTCAATGCTTCTAAAGGTTGTTGCAAGGATAAAAAGGCTGGGATCAAAACAGAAATTCCCCAGCGATCATGTGACTGTCGAGGAGCGTCAGAAGGCTGCTGAAGCAGTGATTAAGCTTGTGCAGCAGGAAGCATTCTCCAAAGAAACAAGAATGATTGAGAAGGGGAACTTTCTTCCAAGTTCTAGTGCATTATACCACCTAGATCCTATTTTCGACAAAGGTCTTCTTCGCGTAGGCGGAAGACTGAGAAGGTCATCACTCAGTCCAGAACTAAAACATCCGGTGGTTCTCCCAAAGGATAGTTACATCACCAATCTAATTCTGTCACATTACCACACCAAAGTTTGTCATCAGGGTCGAAACCAAACTCAAATGGAGCTTAGAATGAATGGATTTTGGATCATTGGAGGCAGTAAGTCAGTTGCTAAGCTGATACACAAGTGTGTGCAATGCCGAAAACTTAGACGACCAACAGAAGAACAGCGAATGGCAGAACTTCCCAAAGAACGTGTTGAAGTATCTGCTCCCTTCACATTCTGCGGCATGGATTGTTTTGGGCCATTTGTCATAAAGAGAACTCGCAAGGAGTACAAGAGATACGGCCTAATATTTACTT TCTTAGAGGAGCAGTACGCAAACTTCAGTGTGACCATGGTACCAACTTTGTGGGAGCCAGAAATGAGCTCAAAGAATCAATGA